The sequence AATAGTTAATAATGGGTTATCTCACGGTGAAGGTGAGTTCGGCGTTTCTGCATGTGGCCAATTTTATCCACTGAAAGGTTATTTTGAGGTGGCATTTTATGACTCAGGGTATGGAATACCAACATTGACAAGAAATTATTTAAAAGATAAAGCTCCTGCAAGTGATTCAGAGTGCATCACTTGGGCGGTTCAGGAGGGTAATTCAACCCGCCCATTTGAGGAGTCTGCCGGTATGGGGTTGCATCTTTTGCGGAGATTCCTTACTGTTAATCACGGAACTTTTCAAATCGCGTCTGGTGTTGGTTATTATGCTGATGATAGTGTGACCCCTGCCGTTAAGCTCAGAAATTATATTGATGGAACATTGGTCAATATTCGTGTTATCTATGACAATTATACATATCAATTAAAAGGCGAGAACAATGAAGACAATTAAAGTTGTTTCGCTCGTAGGAAATCCTTGTTTACTCTCTCCCGATAAAGGAACATCGTTATATCAATCGATTAACGATGGTTTGCAGGAAGCATCTCCCGTAGTGGTAGATTTTGCGGGGTATGAGTTCCTTTCGAGTACATTTCTTAATCACTCATTCGGTCAGTTATGTATTGATAATGATTGGGATGATACCGCATTTAAGGAAAAAGTTTCCATCGTGGGAATGGAAGAAGACGATGTTGATGAGGTTGCAATTACTGTGCATAATGCACAGTTGCGTCGCACGTTGAAACTACAACACATTTCACCCGCAGAATATTATTCGCAACGACTTCCCGCGTAAACAATGGCTACAGTTATAGACGCATTGAGTATTGTTGAAAATAAAAAGAGGCTTCCGTGTGGAGCCTTTTTTGTTGATACGAATATTATCATTGATTATAAAGATCCGTTTTCAACGTCACTTGAAGATAGAAGGATTGCTTTGTTGAATGCTGATCTCGGTAAAGTTTTACATTATTTAAAATCCTTATCGCTGGTTTCCCATACTACGGTGAGTGTTGCTGTAGAGTATTATAAACATTTGCAAGTCGGTTATTACCGTACGCAAACGGGGTCATTAAAATTTGAAACAAATGAATTTAAAAAACAGAGAGCTAACGACATTGCTTTTTTTACTGGATGGGATTTACAAATTAAAACTTTCAAAAAACTATTTAAAAAAAACTTTCCCATACATTTTGATTCTACATTCACACCGGATATCTTAGAAACTTTTGAGGGAAGTAAAGTCGATTTTGGAGATCATCTATTATATAACTATATGATTTCCTGTCCCGAAGCATTACGATGTATCTTTACGAATGACAGTGACTTTTATTCGTATGAAGGTGAGTTTTACTTGTTGACGACTAATAAAAAGATTATTTCACAAGCTAAAGACGATAAGAAACTTTTCACGATATAGTTCCAAAAAACTCATCTAACCAAGTATTTCATCGTTCCAACAACTTGCGAATAATATCCTTTTCCGAACAGATTCAAATGATTAAAGAGATGATAGAGTTTGTACAACTCGCATCTTCTTCTCCATTCATCATTCAGTGGATACGTTTCATGATATGATGCATAGAACGCTTCACTAAACCCACCAAACAACATTGTCATAGCAAGGTCGGCTTCGCGATGTCCGTAATAGACGGCAGGATCGATCAATGCCGGAGTATTATTTTCCACGCACAAAAAATTTCCATTCCATAAATCGCCATGAAGCAGGGTTGGCGGCTCACCATCATTTGGTATTAATCGGTCAATCTGTTTTTCTAGTTTAGTGAAAAGCGAAATGATTTCTTTATCGTTGTAACCATTCTGTTCTGCAAGACGAAATTGGAACTCCAATCGGTGTTCCACGAAAAAGTCTTTCCATGAATTGGTCTGAGGCAAATTCTCTTGGAGGTTCGATCCGATGTAATTATTCTCGATGAAACCAAATTGTGTTGCTGAGTGCCGATGCAGTTGAGCGAAATGTTTTCCAAACTGTTCAAAGAATTGGGTTCGCTGCGTGGGGGTCGTGACCGGAAGATATTCCAGAATTAAAAGTTCTTCGCTTGCAAGAATGACTTCTGGGATACGAAGTACATTTGCTTTTGCCAACTCCCGTAATCCATTCGCTTCTTTTACAAACATATCGTGATGCTGAGGAGAACTTTTTACAAAGAGTGATTGCCCGTCACTCATCTCTACGCGATACGCAGAGGCAATGGAGCCGCCGCTTGACTGGGAAAGAGAAAGAACATTTTTGTTCAGAGCTGATTGGATGTGAGGAATGATTGATGAATTCATAGTAATTTAGTTGACCGTCACCTATAAGGTGACGGTCAACTCCCTTGTGCTTTCAATTGTTTCAACAATCCTACGCACGCATCTTCAAGAATATCCAGTACATGTTCGAATCCTTCGGGACCGCCGTAATATGGATCAGGTACCCCGGTTACATCCATCTTCTGTGAATAATCGCTCATTAACGAAAGTTTGTGATGAAACTGTTTTGTTCTATCCATCGATTTCAAGTCGCGGAGATTATTTTCATCCATTGCGATAATATAATCGAATTGTTCAAAATGAAATGCTGGATTGAATTGTTGCGCCCGGCTGGTAAGATTATACCCCCGTTTTTGTGCGTGCGATCGCATGCGAGTATCCGGAAGTTCACCAATGTGATATCCGGCTGTTCCAGCAGATTGAATCTCAATCGGGAGTCCTTTTCCAAGCATTTTCATGACTCCTTCGGCGGCTGGGGAGCGGCAGATGTTTCCGAGGCAAACAAAAAGAATTTTGGTTGATTTCACGTCGTTTTCCTGTTAAAAATTGTGTAAAATAATAGGGAGTTTTTTCTGTAAATCAAACTGTTGTCACACATCAATCCGCTTCCATACTGTGTGCCTCATAACACACCGTTTTCTTGACTATTCCCTCCATGCTTTCTATTTTCAACTGTATCTACCCTCCAAAACTCGGCGAAAAAACCGAGGAAATTCGCACACAGGGGCTACAAAATCCGTGCGATTGTCCCATTACTTATTGCAAATGCTTTAGGAATGTTGATGCGCAGTTTTAAGATAATTCTATCTTTTTTTCTTTTTTCATTTCTTTTATCCAATTCATTATTGGCAGTGGGATTTACGTACTATTCAAAATCTGGACAGTCAAATCCAACACTTCTCTCCAATTGGTCGTTAACAACAGATGGTCTTGGTAATTCTCCAACATCATTTGATTCTGTTGGCAATGTTTTTGTCATTCAAAATGGACATACCATGTCTTTACCGGTTGGTCCCGCATGGATTATTTCCGGAACAAATTCTGAATTACGCATAGATGGAAAATTAATTTTGAATTCGTCTAGCTCAGTAACTGTTGAACGTTGTCAAATTTTTATTGGTGACTCATTGGCAATAAATAGCGGGGCGTCATTTACTGTGAATAATGGTAATACAGTGGGGTATGATCTAATTGTCCAAGGAAAATTAGTAAATTATGGCACTTTAAATTATGGTGTTTCAGCAACAGGCGAGGTACAAACTGATGGAAAGTATTATCATAGAGTCGATGGTGGAACAATTCCAGCATTTACTTGGACAGGGAATGCGCTTTGTGTAGTAGACAATATTACAAATTCTACAACTTTATTTGGACTCAATCAAAATTTTGGAAGTCTGTACTATGACTGTGTCACACAATCATCAAACGTAACAATAAACTCAGCACCGATATCACTTACAAATTTTACAATTAATTCCACCGGTACGACAGGTAGTCTAACATTGGGAGTGAATATTTCTCCAGCAGGCGATCTCATTGTTAATACAGGAATTCTAGATCTTTCGACATTTACCATTAATCGTGCAGCTTTTGGAGGGACAATCAGTCTCGGAACCGGAGCAAAACTGAGAATTGCGGGGACAAATAGTTTTCCTCTCGACTATTCAATACAAATACTTAATACATCAAGTACGGTTGAATATTACGGTACCGGTTCCCAAATTATTGCGGCAAAGAAATATGGAAACATAAACATTAGCGGAACTCGTGGTACGAACAACATCACTTTTGCAAGCTTTGATACCATTCTCATTGCCGGAACATTTTCTCCAACCGCAACATTTTCCGGAGGAGCGTACGTTACATCAAACTCTGTATTAAGATTTAATGGATTGAATCCTCAAACTCTTTCTGCGCTTCCCGACGGGACCCCATTTCATTCTTTGGTGATAGATAAAGTGTCAAATGTTTTGACACTTTCCTCAAATATTACATTGACGGGTAATCTTGATTTGATGAACGGTACGCTTAATGACAGTGGAAATACCATTACCGTAAATGGTCATATTCATGGTTCGTTAGGTCAACATAGCAGTACCGCAAGTGGTAAGATTCTTCTTAGTGGTGGAGCAGCGCAGCATCAAATCGGTGATGTGGATTTAGGACGTGTAGAATTGAATGATGTTAATGGAGCAACAATAACAGCCAGTCCCGCCATAAAGGATCTTATTCTCACAAGTGGGATACTCAATCTCGGAAGCGGATTGTATATCCTTTCGGGCGGTTCCATCACAAAATCTTCCGGCAATATCTCAGCAACGGGAAACATTTATTTCAATGGATCGGGTACAGTTAGTGGAGGTATAACATTTGATCTTGTCCGCGTAGCCGGTGCAGTTGATTTGGGAGTCGGATCAATAGTAAACGGAACTTTGCAAATTGATTCAGGCGGATCGGTGATCAATAATGCTCCATCATATGGAGTAACATCACTTCTGAAATATAATACAACAGGTATTTTTGCAAGAGGCTTAGAATGGAGTAGTATGAGTGGGGCCGGATATCCTTTTCATGTTCAAATATCCAATAATACCGAGGTCAATTTAGGAGCAAATGGCGGTACTGCGATAGAACGGAAGATTGCCGGGAATTTGACCATTGATTCTGCATCGACACTGCGAATGAATCAGGCGGGATTTATTATGACTCAACCACTAACAGTGTTAGGAAATCTAACGTTAAATGGTGCGCTGATCCAATCGAGTCTCGCAGGAAACGATTTTTATCTCGGAGGAAATTGGTTGCAGGGAGGTGCGAGCAGTGGGTTTTTTTCGAGTGGGAGAACAGTCCATTTTATTGGTAGTGGAAATCAGACTATCTCGAGAGCAAATTTCTACTCGGTTGATTTTAGTTCACTTACCATCAACAAACCAACAGGTGCTCTTATCATTGATTCAGTGCTGGCGACAAGTCTCACCATCGATGATACACTTTCACTTATTTCCGGTGATATAAATCTTAAAGATCGATACATCAACTTTCAATTTTCAGCTTCTCCGTTAATTGTAACCAATGTTCCGCATACGATTTTTGGATCGGCTGGTTCGGAATTCCAATTCAATGCAACCAAAACAGTGAATTCTATCGGCGGTGGAACGCTGTCATTCAATAACAATGTGCTCGTTACCGTAAACGGAAGCGACGTACATTTTGGAAGTGGAATAACAACGATTAATGGTGTATTGAAAATAATCGGCGGAACAATCGCTGCTGGCGGTGCTCCGGTATACAGTCCTTCCTCAACTTTAAGATATGAAATAGACGGATTATATAACCGGGGACCGGAATGGAGTTCATTATCTGGAGCCGGTTATCCAAATCACGTAATGGTAAGCGGATCAACAGTATTGAATTTAGGTTTTGGAGGCAACGGTGTTGCGCGGCAGTTGGCGGGAGATTTAACGGTTGAATCCGGTTCGGAACTGACCATGAATAACGCTGAATCTCAAATGACAGCGTCATTGTCAGTGACCGGAAATGTTTTAATCGATGGAACCCTAACACTTTCCTCATTTTCAGGAGGGGATCTCTTCCTGGGAGGAAATTGGACATTAAATGGTACGTTTACACCTAACGGAAGACTTGTAACATTTAACGGAAGCAGTCAAAATATTTCCGGGCCAACAACATTTGACGTCATGACGCTGAATAATGGAACGATCGTTAATCTTAACAATGACATTCACATTTCGAAAGGACTGAATTTTGCCAATGGAAAAATCTCTACCGGTATCAACGCCGTTATTATTGTTGATACGGCAAGCGTTTCACGGACAAACGGTCATGTGATCGGCAATTTGAAGAAATATTTTCCGGGTGGAGCCAATATTTCTAAGTTTTTTGAAATTGGTGACTCAAATTTTTATACGCCCGTCAATATTACTCTTGCAAATGTTTCGATAGCCGGATATCTCGGCGCTTCAACATCTATCGCCGGTCCGGATCTTACAGGAAGTTCATTTAATTTTTCCAAAAATGTCAATCGTTTCTGGAAACTGACGAATATAGAAACAGTGTTCGATACATGTAATGCAACCTTCACATTCAATACTGCGGATATTGACAGCGGCGCCAATACGAATAATTTTGTCGTAAAAAGAAATCAAGCTGCTTCATGGAGCAATACTGTTACCGGTACAAAGAACAGCACGTCAACGCAGGCGATTGGATTGACAGCATTGGGTGAATTTGCCGTCGGTGAACTTGTTGGCTTTGCAATTGCAACGAATTCGTTCGGAAGCGGAGGTATTGCCCCAAATAATCCATCGCTTTCGCAAGGGTCCAATCAAACGTTTAACTTCAATCCCAACATCAATTATCATGTCGACTCTGTAGTGGTGGATGGAAATAATATCGGTGCTGTAATAACGTACAATCTGAATAATGTTGACTCCGTTCACACGATCAATGCATATTTTTCCATTAATCAATATGCAATCACTTCTTCCGTTGTTGGCAATGGCACGATCGCTCCGATAGGTTCAATCAACATCAGCCACGGAACAAATCAGTCTTATACCATTCTGCCGAATCTTGGATATCACATTGACAGCATTCGGGTAGATAGTACAAATGTTGGTATCGGAAAATCTTTCACATTCAATACCGTTACAGGTGTGCATTCAATTACCGCGTATATTAGTCCAAACATCCAACTCTACTCAGAATATTCAGCTGATGTTTCTACGGGATTGTTGCTGCATTTCAATGAATTAAGCGGTTCAACTTTGGCGGATTATTCTTCGAACGTGAATAATGCTGTTTCATTCGGGACGGTTCCAGCTAATGGGAAACTTGGAAATGCCAGAGGGTTGTCCGGACTGTCCACTTATATTAACGTTCCACACGATAATACGATCAATTTTTCTACAGGTGATTTTACCATTGAGGCGTGGATTAAAACCGATACAATCTATGCTGCACGGACGCAGTATATTTTTGATAAACGGGCAAACAGTTCTACCCCGGGTTATGCATTGACGATACAACCTGGTGGTGCAATATCGATGGCGACATGGAGTCCTACGCAAAAAAGTATCGGTTCCGATGTGAAGATCAAATCGGGAAAATCATATCATGTTGCCGGTGTGCGAAAGAACGATACGCTCCGCATATATGTAAACGGAATTGCGGGAAGTCAATTTTTACCGATCACCGGTGACAATCTGAATAATATCGGGGATCTTAAAATCGGTGCGCGAAATGACACGAATTCAACATTTAATTTTAGCGGGATGATCGATGAAGTTCGAATCTCATCCATTGCTCGATCGTCAAATGAATTTAATGTTCAACCAACTCCGGTCAATCTCGCTTCATCGGCGGTGAGTCAGACCGAATCGTCTTTGAATTGGGTAAACGGCAACGGCGCAGTAGGACGGAGAAAAAACTTCATCTATCGGGGAAATTCTTCTCAGTCACTTGCATTGATTGATTCAACCGATGCGTCTACATATTCCCAATCGGGACTCACAGTAGGAACACCGTACATTTATGGAGTGAGTACGGTCGACAGTACGGGATATGAAGGAATCACGAATACTGTAGGATTCTTTAGCGCTATTCCCTTGACTGGTGAATATGCGGCTGATGCTAATACGGTTTTGCTTCTGCATATGAATGAACCCGCCGGCAGCGATGCGCATGATGCCAGCAGAAAGGGAAATTATGGTGTGGCAAAAGGGTCGACGATTGTTCCAGGAAAATTGAGCAACGCCAGAAAGTTCAATGGAACGAGTGAGTTCATAGAAGTTTCCCACAGAACAAATTTAAATACAGGCTCTTCCAACTTTACCGTAGAAGCATGGGTGAATCTCGACACACTGAACAAACGTCATTACATCGTACAAAAACGGTCTGGCAGCGGTTTTATTTTCCTTGTGGATACAACCAATTCGCTTCGGTTTTATGCGCTCGATCAGATTGGAAATACTTACGGTGTTTCAAATGGATCCATCATCCTGAATTCAGGAACATGGTATCATGTTGCCGGCGTACGAACCGGCGATGTGCTTTCGATCTATGTGAACGGAAAGTTCGACCAGTCAGCAACCATCCCGTCCAATATGAATCTGGACAATAGTGGATCGCTCACCGTCGGCACATACTTTAATTTTGATCCGACACGGTTGTTGAAGGGTTCTATCGACGAAGTACGCCTTTCAACCATCAATCGTACACCGAATGAATTTAATCTTCAGCTCACACCAAACTTTATCAGTGCTTCAGCTTCCGGAACAACGATCAATCTTGCATGGACGAACGGAGGCGGATCAGCACCATTTATGCGGTATAGAATCTACCGCGGCAGCGATTCCACC is a genomic window of Bacteroidota bacterium containing:
- a CDS encoding STAS-like domain-containing protein; its protein translation is MKTIKVVSLVGNPCLLSPDKGTSLYQSINDGLQEASPVVVDFAGYEFLSSTFLNHSFGQLCIDNDWDDTAFKEKVSIVGMEEDDVDEVAITVHNAQLRRTLKLQHISPAEYYSQRLPA
- a CDS encoding fructosamine kinase family protein, which codes for MNSSIIPHIQSALNKNVLSLSQSSGGSIASAYRVEMSDGQSLFVKSSPQHHDMFVKEANGLRELAKANVLRIPEVILASEELLILEYLPVTTPTQRTQFFEQFGKHFAQLHRHSATQFGFIENNYIGSNLQENLPQTNSWKDFFVEHRLEFQFRLAEQNGYNDKEIISLFTKLEKQIDRLIPNDGEPPTLLHGDLWNGNFLCVENNTPALIDPAVYYGHREADLAMTMLFGGFSEAFYASYHETYPLNDEWRRRCELYKLYHLFNHLNLFGKGYYSQVVGTMKYLVR
- a CDS encoding low molecular weight protein-tyrosine-phosphatase; amino-acid sequence: MKSTKILFVCLGNICRSPAAEGVMKMLGKGLPIEIQSAGTAGYHIGELPDTRMRSHAQKRGYNLTSRAQQFNPAFHFEQFDYIIAMDENNLRDLKSMDRTKQFHHKLSLMSDYSQKMDVTGVPDPYYGGPEGFEHVLDILEDACVGLLKQLKAQGS
- a CDS encoding LamG-like jellyroll fold domain-containing protein, whose translation is MRSFKIILSFFLFSFLLSNSLLAVGFTYYSKSGQSNPTLLSNWSLTTDGLGNSPTSFDSVGNVFVIQNGHTMSLPVGPAWIISGTNSELRIDGKLILNSSSSVTVERCQIFIGDSLAINSGASFTVNNGNTVGYDLIVQGKLVNYGTLNYGVSATGEVQTDGKYYHRVDGGTIPAFTWTGNALCVVDNITNSTTLFGLNQNFGSLYYDCVTQSSNVTINSAPISLTNFTINSTGTTGSLTLGVNISPAGDLIVNTGILDLSTFTINRAAFGGTISLGTGAKLRIAGTNSFPLDYSIQILNTSSTVEYYGTGSQIIAAKKYGNINISGTRGTNNITFASFDTILIAGTFSPTATFSGGAYVTSNSVLRFNGLNPQTLSALPDGTPFHSLVIDKVSNVLTLSSNITLTGNLDLMNGTLNDSGNTITVNGHIHGSLGQHSSTASGKILLSGGAAQHQIGDVDLGRVELNDVNGATITASPAIKDLILTSGILNLGSGLYILSGGSITKSSGNISATGNIYFNGSGTVSGGITFDLVRVAGAVDLGVGSIVNGTLQIDSGGSVINNAPSYGVTSLLKYNTTGIFARGLEWSSMSGAGYPFHVQISNNTEVNLGANGGTAIERKIAGNLTIDSASTLRMNQAGFIMTQPLTVLGNLTLNGALIQSSLAGNDFYLGGNWLQGGASSGFFSSGRTVHFIGSGNQTISRANFYSVDFSSLTINKPTGALIIDSVLATSLTIDDTLSLISGDINLKDRYINFQFSASPLIVTNVPHTIFGSAGSEFQFNATKTVNSIGGGTLSFNNNVLVTVNGSDVHFGSGITTINGVLKIIGGTIAAGGAPVYSPSSTLRYEIDGLYNRGPEWSSLSGAGYPNHVMVSGSTVLNLGFGGNGVARQLAGDLTVESGSELTMNNAESQMTASLSVTGNVLIDGTLTLSSFSGGDLFLGGNWTLNGTFTPNGRLVTFNGSSQNISGPTTFDVMTLNNGTIVNLNNDIHISKGLNFANGKISTGINAVIIVDTASVSRTNGHVIGNLKKYFPGGANISKFFEIGDSNFYTPVNITLANVSIAGYLGASTSIAGPDLTGSSFNFSKNVNRFWKLTNIETVFDTCNATFTFNTADIDSGANTNNFVVKRNQAASWSNTVTGTKNSTSTQAIGLTALGEFAVGELVGFAIATNSFGSGGIAPNNPSLSQGSNQTFNFNPNINYHVDSVVVDGNNIGAVITYNLNNVDSVHTINAYFSINQYAITSSVVGNGTIAPIGSINISHGTNQSYTILPNLGYHIDSIRVDSTNVGIGKSFTFNTVTGVHSITAYISPNIQLYSEYSADVSTGLLLHFNELSGSTLADYSSNVNNAVSFGTVPANGKLGNARGLSGLSTYINVPHDNTINFSTGDFTIEAWIKTDTIYAARTQYIFDKRANSSTPGYALTIQPGGAISMATWSPTQKSIGSDVKIKSGKSYHVAGVRKNDTLRIYVNGIAGSQFLPITGDNLNNIGDLKIGARNDTNSTFNFSGMIDEVRISSIARSSNEFNVQPTPVNLASSAVSQTESSLNWVNGNGAVGRRKNFIYRGNSSQSLALIDSTDASTYSQSGLTVGTPYIYGVSTVDSTGYEGITNTVGFFSAIPLTGEYAADANTVLLLHMNEPAGSDAHDASRKGNYGVAKGSTIVPGKLSNARKFNGTSEFIEVSHRTNLNTGSSNFTVEAWVNLDTLNKRHYIVQKRSGSGFIFLVDTTNSLRFYALDQIGNTYGVSNGSIILNSGTWYHVAGVRTGDVLSIYVNGKFDQSATIPSNMNLDNSGSLTVGTYFNFDPTRLLKGSIDEVRLSTINRTPNEFNLQLTPNFISASASGTTINLAWTNGGGSAPFMRYRIYRGSDSTTMSLIDSTINTNYTNSGLTNASTYFYRISTVDSTGFESEKSFAQYDTALDTTPPAVPQNLVASAGDQQVIISWKPNNEADFQKYYVYRGTSPNPTIIIDSIINIVDTLKTYGGLVNYQQYYFRVTAKDVYGNISGYSNEVLATPIDQTGLSAPTVLSVIDSLQTNFTLRWNSTIGGDFRAYYIYGGLTPSPESIIDSTTSLTDTIKILTKLSIGKNYYFFVTAIDSNGNESGGSVQVNASPDASAPMLGEYAPDIYTMAYLRFNEMTGDSLYDVSGNANNGELFGTAVTNGKAGKGRNFDGVDDYVAIKNSATMQPQDITIEGWFKFASTTGTKVLISKTVGSGISESFMMKYISGNLTASIGTSSGQGPLLTAAWTPETGRWYHIAYTFDEVGDLHALYVNGKQIASGINTTSIGYDTHPILIGAEYENETLTNYFDGVVDEVRVTNRVRYAYEFSLPVPPYFLSASPAVNSINLSWVFDGGYTPLRQFYVYRGADSTTMTLHDSTQNTFYADIELPEFSTYYYRVIATDSTGFTSDSTYAAGLTVPDLTPPTAPVILSAIGGNSVIDVVWSKPSSNDIAKYIVYVDGIGLDTTFSSTDTSVTLTGITNGASYQITVCAFDNSDNISTSSNAYYATANPAMTSGYTPDANTVLLLHFDESTGSVVSDLSGNNNYASTGSSISAGRYGNGRDVISSNISISDAATMKVTEGSFTIDAWINVNDSSKDFIIFKKQSGAVGFQAKMVIDTGTIAIFVSDNLANSISFTSNKKISDGKWHHIALTFLHGSKLFTLYIDGVSDVATSAAALSGSFDSNNPLQIGPDAMLVESGINSKRFSKLKKIRFAEIDMMATEVSRTVVDEFRVSTTVRTPSEFSLLLPPSSLSATAQSSTSIGLTWLSGGGTAPFMRYYIYRGSDSTLMNLIDSVVNATYQNTGLTSNTEYFYRISAVDSTGFEGEKSFAKGVTTLTSYAVSASVVGNGAISPSGTITILQGTNQLFVVTADPYHHADSILVDGIKVDSLLSYTFINVATTHTIAAYFSPNVLHHFKIEASGGGPIIDPTAGQTFNITTTAVDTFGNAVSTFTGNVWFSSSDTTISLLGGLYSVPFTAGQHGPQNVTMFTSGYHTISVIDSVSGKIGISDSFFVHPGDLNHFTVKDTFGLDIPTQIQNIPFNIRITAFDNFSNIKTDFVRAVLISVPGATVTTGSGPTSNFVNGILNSHQLELSSSGSFSVLVNDSVSETTNSSNSFTVLPDTYNITSTAFSGLFSPSGVQSVSYGDTIVFTFTPNFKHHFDSLYVDGLRVMDSTSRYTFVDVISAHTINAYFSPTLNVPPFFTTVLSDTAIARFDTLQYAYAANDPDSGVLHYAIVSAPSGVSIDSVTGALKYIPITSAKGQYTIVLKVFDDSLAAVNDTVLVRVNIYGDVSGNGVISAFDGALVLQNTVGANIFSSLQQRVGDVTGNGSISSLDASYILQRAVGLISSFPGGLEKESRAEAVLSAFSFRILRGEKQDEYDLIISVNKPSQVFGIAMSVSYDTTIVKALKMSKTALTDSMSMAYYFPERKANLALAGVTPLNKAGDIMRFSFNLKDPNYPKNAVLFTMKKFMLNETDHTNDIGGITLNVRDLAQLPTVYKLEQNFPNPFNPSTTVNYQLPEASTVKIVVYNMLGQEVKTLVSEDQLAGYYSMVWNGTDNTNRKVSSGVYIYRIIAIGPQKKQYTEVKKMLMIK